The sequence GCGGCTGCAATTATTCTGCTACTGGCAGTAGGTGGAGGGTATGTATGGCGGTCATACCACAAGTCTAAACCGGAGGTCCTGACGCAACAGGTATATGATATCATGCCCGGCGGAGATAAAGCAATCCTGACACTGGCAGATGGCTCTACTATCGCCTTGGATAGTATGGGAAATCAGCAGATTGCAAAACAAGGCGGGACTTCTATTTTAAAATTAGCAGGCGGCACATTAGCCTATAATCCTGAGGGCAATAGCAATGAAGTTTTATACAATAAAATCAGCACACCACGCGGAGGCCAGTTCCAGATAACATTGCCGGATGGGTCACAGGTATGGCTCAATGCCCTATCGTCACTCCGCTTTCCGACAGCGTTTACCGAGAGTAACAGAACAGTGGAACTAACCGGTGAAGCCTATTTTGATGTACAGCAAAATGCAGCTAAACCATTCATAGTAAAGGTTGCAGGCATGAAAATAGAAGTACTGGGCACAAGTTTCAATGTTATGGCCTATCCAGATGAAAAGAGCGTTCAGACAACTTTAATGACAGGCGCAGTTAAAGTCTCAGCCACAGGACAAACCAGGCTGTTACTGCCTGGACAACAAACACAATTACAAAAAGATGGCAAGCTTGATGTGATATCCACCACAGACACAGAGAGCGTAATTGCATGGAAAAACGGTTATTTTAAATTCAACCAGGCAGATTTGCCAGATGTTATGAGACAATTGGCCCGTTGGTATGATATCGACGTCAATTTTGAAGGTCCTATACCTGATTTTCGATTCGTAGGTGAACTTAAGAAGGGAGCTAGTTTATCGACCAATTTAAAAATCCTGAGTTATAGTCAGGTAAATTTTAAGATTGAAGGAAATACGCTAACAATTACTCCGTAGCGGTCTATATCTATTAAATATCAAACCAAAAACTAACATCATTATGAGCAGTAATCAAATGAAAAATTAACTTATTATCTAAACTGTTGTAAGCTTACTACTTAGTAAGCCGGGATTGCTACAACAACCCCGGCTGGTAGTCCTGGTTTGGCTATATGCATATAGCCTTAATGTATCGTCATTTTTCTTAACCAAAACCGACTCAAGGTATGAATTTATCCATGCACGGCAAAGCCTGGCCTGGCAGCCGTTTTATGTCTTCCGAAATCTTAAAAATTATGCGCCTTGCTATTTATCTGATATTGGCCAGCTGCCTGCAGATTCATGCAAAAGGGTTTTCTCAGAAGGTCACTTTCTCCGGCAGGAATGTATCATTAACACATGTGTTGAACACTATTAAAGAGCAAACAGGGTACCTCTTCTGGTACGATGCCCGTTTAATTGAAAACGCACATCTTGTGAATGTCTCCTTGAAGGATGCCTCAATTGATGAGGCAATGTATGTCTGTTTGAAAGATCAGCCGATTACTTACAAAATTGAGGACAATACAATTGTATTAAGTCCTAAAAAAATAATTGATCCCGTGATACTATTCCGGCAGGTCATCACAGGTATCGTAAAGGATGAAAAAGGTACGCCGTTACCAGGCGTATCTGTGCGTGTAAAAGGTGCACAAA is a genomic window of Chitinophaga sp. LS1 containing:
- a CDS encoding FecR family protein yields the protein MSEQATKEEVAELTDLLRLPENEEKARQLIEHAHLTVPEMELPMSTIASITTAIFQAEEKQQLVVVKKSNLRWVRHAAAIILLLAVGGGYVWRSYHKSKPEVLTQQVYDIMPGGDKAILTLADGSTIALDSMGNQQIAKQGGTSILKLAGGTLAYNPEGNSNEVLYNKISTPRGGQFQITLPDGSQVWLNALSSLRFPTAFTESNRTVELTGEAYFDVQQNAAKPFIVKVAGMKIEVLGTSFNVMAYPDEKSVQTTLMTGAVKVSATGQTRLLLPGQQTQLQKDGKLDVISTTDTESVIAWKNGYFKFNQADLPDVMRQLARWYDIDVNFEGPIPDFRFVGELKKGASLSTNLKILSYSQVNFKIEGNTLTITP